Part of the Poecilia reticulata strain Guanapo linkage group LG2, Guppy_female_1.0+MT, whole genome shotgun sequence genome is shown below.
atcctccaGAGATGGAGGCTAAACTTAATTAAACATCAGTAAATGATACAAAATATGGATGGACAGACGAACAGATCACAGTTACCATCTCTTCAAGTCAACTGCAGATCATTGAACTTCTCTTGTTCCTGGAatgatgtgttttttctgttttaactgaGAGTGTTGGTCTTGTGTTGATCACTTTCTCTGTTACAGatgaaaacattgactttgCTGTTCATGAAGACCTGCAAGGAGGAAGGTTGAAGATGCTGCATAGATCCTCTGTGAATgatctgggaggaaaaagtgttgatggaaaatataaagaatTCCTCAGGGAAATTTTCACTGATGGAGTCTGggatgaatatgaaaaaaactatCCCACTGAGGTTCAGAGGATGATGTATGAATTTTCCCTTTTAAAGAAAGGGGATGGAGATATTCAGTTCTGCTGTCCATTTAATCTGGGGACGCTAGCTTGTAAACACCAAAACATAGAACAGTTATTTGAAGGAGTAGAAGGAGCATCCTGGAATGAAGGATTAATCAAAATATCTAGAAATAAACTGAGGTCGTTTTTTGCTCAAAGCCTGCAGGGAATCACTcataatgtcagaaaaatcatCAACAAAGGTTTCAACATTGGCTGCATTTGGCTAGTTGGGGAATTTGCtcaatgtgtaattttaaggaAACACATTACTGATGAGTTTATGGAGGTTTGTAAAGTTCTGTGTCCATTTAGGCCCAGAGAATCAATCCTGAATGGAGCTGTAATGCTAGGACAACATTAGACATGGAGACAGTTTCTGAAAAGTTCCTTCACTTATGGAATTGGTGTCTCTGACAGGTTTGATGAATTAAAGCACAAACCTTAATTCAGCCATATTACATGTAAACCAATATATGGAGCTGTGTCTTTATGATTCAGATGTATTAGATATTTTATATGCATTTCTTAGGGAACCATTGAGCTAACATATACTGATAATGATCTTCTAGAGAAATTAAAGTGTTACTGGTGATATTTGACTGTTATTGTCATTAACTGATACAATCTGTGTCAATAGAAAAAAGAGGAAGGCAGTTTTCATGTAAATAATTGTAATTATCTGTTATTCTTTTCAATTAGTCAGGAGTTCAGGTTGTCATGATGATTTTTCTAATTGCAACATTGCATCAAACTCAGTGATAATATTTACAACATTaacccaaaatatttttttctataagtaTATTATGTTATAAACACTTTGCAAGTTGTTATTCAGAAAATGAATATTCACTCAGGTGATTTTAGCATCTCATATCTAAACATATGTACAAATGAATTAAAAGTAAGGCTTTTGGTTTGCTTGATgacttttctactttttgtaAGACATAACATATTTATCATGTCTTCCATGAATAAGGTTGTTTATACTTTTTAcacttatttacaaaataatttaattctgtATTAATATTATACAGATGTACATCTAAGCAGTggctaaaaataactttttttaaggtATTCTGATGTATGTATCTTATATCTAAGATTGTTTTCGAagatcaataaagtttaaaacatgcagcagagTTTGTTTTCCAAGTTATACAAAACAAAGCATCTTGGTTTGATTACACAACTGAAAATCAGTAGAAAAGTAAAGTGTTACAGCTGGAAACTGCAGAAAGATGAGACTTCAGTTTTAGAGACTGAAGAAAATTATAGCTATTATTAAGACGATTTATTactcattaatttatttaggtTATTTGAGCCATTGTGTTGTgtaacacacattttttttcttaagcaccttattcatgcatttattgACCAGAAAACagtgccatttatttttttcatatgaaaataatttcacaaagtGTACCAAAACCTCCAACTGGATGTTTGACCAGAGAAACAAATGATCAGTTTTACACTTTCAGTAAGAGGCGTTCCTGTCATCTAAAAAAATCCTCACTTGTTGCCAGAAAATCTTTACTGCTCAGCAGATGAATGTCATCCTGCCTTAAACCAGAATGAGGAAACAGACGGGCTCTAAATCAGAACAgacaaaactgatgtttgataaattctctgcgatacaaatctataaacaattttgtttctgttagttctgtcaagatgcaagaagtgGCAAATTTCTCTTATTTTGGTCAATCATTTYattttaaatatgctgtaggagccgtagtttgatgattagttcagtttttgttgcttgtttaaGTTTCTACTTCCTCTTGTCTATGTAAAGGTCAACCAGCGACGTGCTTTAACATCTGAGCAGCAGGAAGCCGGTTTAGAGGCTTTAATATCAGAAGACGTGTTTCTGCTRCTGTCACGGTCATCACATCATAGGAAGGAAATTCCTgatactttcaaaataaaagttatttcaagATTACGTTCTTACCTTTACCTTACTGTTTATATCTCACTGGTTGTATAGTGAGGTATATACTACTAGTGAGTAAATAMTGTTACACCGTAGAAAATGATGGGCCTGGTCACTTCTTGTGTAGCATATTTMTTTATTTCAAATtgtgaacagaaaacacagcagttaCAGTAGCTGCTCCTAAAACCTTCTGTAAGCTGTTTTCTCAGCAACGCAGACTTCTTCCAGCCTGCCAGAGCGTCAACCGCTGTTGCATACAGCACTACAGTAAACACACATTGCATTTTCATGCCTGGTTCTCTTTCATAGtgccacaataacaaattttaaaaatgcaacaataaaatgYATGAAAAACAGTGAGGGCAAAGTAATTGTAACTTACTTTAACATAAAGGTCTGTCTCAtagaaaaccttcaaaatgtTGGTAGCRTAATGTATGATTCTTCaagtttcaattttttattttctttatttcaRTGTTTATTATATACTTAGCRTCTTTTTAATATMSTTCTCTGAGTCWACAGCCAACAATAGAAACTGAAATCACGGRCGTAGATTCCATCTCATTATTGGAGGGGACCATAAACAGGAAAATTTCTTAGGACCAATTTTGGGGAGTCGGCAAAGTTACAAAGAAATGTAACGtaaaatgtagataaaaaataaattcaatcacATTGAAGCTCCAGGACCACAAATGACTAGTgcatattaaacatgtttttctcagtaagcAAACTATTgagcaataaaactaaaactcaaaTGTTGCTTATGTACAAGTTTTGTTCAGTCTCActgatctaatctctgctacacctttacaaaaatgtaaggTTCTAAATATAAAAGCTTTAATTAGTAACTGctcttaataaaattcctcatgaatattcatccatccatccattttcttgcacccttgtccctcagtggggttgctgggttgctggtgcccatctccagctaacgttccgggcgaggggtggggtcaccctggacaggtcgccagtctgtcgcagggcaacacagagacacacaggacaaacaaccatgcacacacacactcacacacctaTGGGCAATTTAgaaagaccaattaacctgacagtcatgtttttggactgtgggaggaaatcggagtacccggagaaaacccacacatgcacagggagaacatgcaaactccatgcagaaagaccggggccgggaatcgaacccagaaccttcttgctgcaaggcaacagctctaccaactgcgccactgtgcagccctcatgAATATTGATATATTGAAATGGCTCCCAAAACAGGTTACGGGCtatttaaataacttaaattgCTTTATTTGTAACCCTTTTATTAGTTTTGCCAWGTCCTGGGTGAATATTTTGGGGGTATTATAACTTAAAGATAACACTTAAAGCACCAGggtttatatagaaaaaaaattcagatttcactttgtggttttaaaggtttaaagacagtaaaaaataaaggcataactttctttttttcctatcCATTCTCTCTTCTGTTCTCAACTCACACAACTGGGTCCACTCCTCAGCCCCCCTTCCCGTTTCAAACTCTTCTAATTAACTAAAAGTTAAAGAGCTAAATATAAATGAGATGTTTGCtacctttgacaaaaaaaagcttacGTCTATGAAAGCAGTGTAGCAGTTGTGCTAATGAGGCAGCTCATCAAGATTCAGCaagaaaataacaaactaaTATAATAACATAAGAGACTTGGAAATGAATCTGAATAACTTGACCCACAAAACATAAACTAGAGTAACAAGGAATAATTagagacaaaaaacagaaacaagactgaAGAAAGAGActaacaaatacaaaaaattaaacagaccTCCAAACATCCCAGGATTCTAATACAAGgaagcattttgttgttgttttaagYGTGTTTTATTCAAGTTATAAGCATATTAACAGTAATCTGAATAAAAACGGGTGCTAAGATGTTTTATGTGgcttcaaagcagaaaataaatgttttaattatctaaATAAGAAAGCAGCACCCTGATGTTGTGCATCACACAGTGGGGTGATTATGCTTAAAATGATtattaattaagaaaatatttttcaataatattttatatacttCAGTGAAAATTTCTTCCAAGATTTTACAAGGTTTACTGTGTTTCAACACcttcaatatttttgttcttctggGTTTATAATagaataaaattcagaaaaaatgtttgtgttaatgtcaaaaaataatgGACATATGCTAaaatactatttaaaaaaatttttttgtctgctgaAGATCTTGAAGTAAYTatcaggcttttattttgataaagtCTTCCGGAAGTGATTTCTTCAGCTTGACGGAGTGATTCAGCCGCAGAGAAACRGAGCGCAGCTTCATCCCTGCGCAGTTTCTGGTCCTGCCCCAGAAACCAGCTGCTGGACCAGGATCAACACCGCAAAGGAGATACCGGACCAggccgaaccgaaccgaacccaAACAACCTGATCCGAACTGAGCCAGGCCAGAATatagacagagacagacagacggtTTCAYCTCCTTCTGCAGACTGAGCGGAGTCTTCCTCACCGGTACGAACCGATTCTGGTGGTCTGACCCATCTGcgcgtgtctgtgtgtctgtgtgcgcgTGTGGGCCACTCCCTTTCATCTGCTCTACCTGCAGACGCACTGGTCAGGTGAYCAGAGCATCCTTCATCTGACCGGAAACACACGTGTGTCCTAAACACACGGGGTGAggtcatgtgtgtgtgtaaatgtatgTGCGTGTGTATAATGGAAAAATCTAGTGGATTTTAAGCGAAATCCGTGAAAATCAGCTGTAAATCAAAGCCTGTATGAATGATGATCAATAATAATCAGCCTCATGTGTTGACCTGGGGCCTAAAGAGCCAaatagagagaaagaaacagtaTATTTCCAATAAACACGGTATGcatttgttgtaatttcataCAAGCAGTCAGCGATAATATCGTGGATAAACAAGATTATATTTCTGTTagtatatttttcatatttcttttttatttatgggtcacattaaaatctatttggttaaaagaaatattaagtgaaaacaaatgtaRATCTTAAAATCAAGGATAAAGGAAGTGTATGAAactaaatgagtaaaaatagaaatatatttaaagaaaaatacatgtaaaggattttaaataaatgtgttcagttttcttttaaagccaGACTTTTAGTGACTCGAATTGtaacatttacttgagtaactttttggaaaaatatacatttagaatttttttttactattttgtacatttttctttgagtAATGTTGTTATGAAGTATCACTACTCCtagagtaatttcttggacggctactttccatttaaatctaaagtatttgaatctgttttctgtttaacatGATGTGGAGAGAAGAGATTTAAAGgtagaaataatgaaattataatgaaataatGATGTTCTGTCCGCAGTGTGTTTCCTGTCTGTACATGAAGtaaatgcttgtttttcagAGTCAGCAGAGATGAGAACATCCTGTTGGTTCCTCTTGATTAAACTGATCCAGGATCAGTGATGTGGGCTCAGTTTCTGCAGcgatccaacatggctgcctcagcgctgacagtgtgtgtgtttatcctGCTGCTGGCTGGGATCAGAGGTCAGTATGAAGcacaacatcatcatcatcttcatcatcagcagcagacaGAACAACAGGGAGCTGAACTCACTGCATGCAGCATCTATAGATCTGACATGACTGTTTGGTCTGTATCAGCTAACAGCTCTATTAACCTCACATCCAGACTAAGATctatatttttaatgacaagaataaagtcataacattatCAGAATAAAGACGCCATATAACTAGAATCAAAGTGGTAAAATTTCATGAACGTagttttaatgaggaaaaaaaaaagctttgataaAGTTATTAGGATCcgacttgttctttttttaaatagacatAGAAATAGAAATGGTCATTTACWCAACCATTTCAAAGTCTTGgtactgataataatttgatgcagTTAAAAGATGaagtatttccttatttgtaaaactgataCCAAACGTCACAAGATGATCAAcgtttctcatttcattttttaatttttgtgtgGAAGTTTTCACAAAATTACCAATTCATTGTCTTTATTCAGTCACAATGTTATGACTTCATtcttctaatttaaaaaaaaaaaaaattttcttctaaccctaatattctgtcctaatgTCCggagaaaaaataactttcttgaATTKTCTGATCTCTGTTGTTTGTTCAACTGAGATCCGAGTTTCAGATTAGATCATAATATCTGCAGTTGTTCTCTTTAAACTGATTKTGTTTCTTGCTgaataaaaacctgcaaaaacagatcagatgATGAGTTTCTGCCATGCCCTGACTTGTTGTGACCCTGTgagatttttgctgtttttcttcactgACACGTTGATTTTGTAACRAACTTCAACATCAGTYTCTGTAACAGACCCTGATGTTTGGCGTCTGAAGCTGCAGGAGYGTTTTTTTCTTCAGGCCCACATTCCTGGAGTGTTTGTTCAGTTCCTGCAGCTCCTGATGAACGTGCTTCGCCTCACTTCCTGYCTGTTCCTGATTCCTGACGTTCAGAGAGACGTCGGGCGGTCTGGGCCGGTACTGTTGTTGAGCAGATGGTGCTGATAAGAACCCTCCACCCTCGGCTCATTGTGACTCCCAGCAGACTAAACACTGAGACTCTGCTGGCTCTAATGAACTGCTGAGAgctgatacacacacacttgaTTATGTTCCTCCAGGAACCTCAACAGAACCTGACTTAGTTTGTTGTAGTTTGTAGTTTTAGCCACAGGATGgcagtaaaacacaacacattGTTCTTCAAGGTAATTAACCCATTCAGYTATGTCATTTTRMKGTAATAAACTCATCGAGTAACATGATTTCTTTGCAAATCTSCACTGGTCTCCCAGCCTTCTCATTCTGCTGCTCTTGTAAGTTTACTTTGTGGAAAGTTGTAAAACTTTATTGCGGTTTTGTTGATGGAATAACTTCAGGAACAGAGAAGTAGGTTGTGCAGTTGACAGTTTCTGTTTAAGTGGTTCTCTGYAGGGATTGTTGCTCGGTATAAATTGTTGCGCCGTATAAAGTGTCCAGTGAGACGTGTAGTTGGATCATCAGATTAACAATGTTGATGTAACGTAACCTCAGCAGCCTCAGGCCTCCGATGTTCCCGCTCGCTCTTCAAACTCTTTCTCTGATGCTGTCAGTGTTTATAGTCGCTGAGAACTCAGAGTGTTTGGCGWTCGTCAAAGTTCCTGTTGGTCCTTGATATTGTAACACTGCTATGAGGGATAAATACATGTGTTACCACCAAGTA
Proteins encoded:
- the LOC103461766 gene encoding heat shock 70 kDa protein 12A-like, encoding MTGFISFGYEAKQSYLSISGQQARGMFFFDCFKFLHRNNFIKTLHIKSVNGKEMKALKVFTEALRFLKDDVLKTINENITGMKFTASDFTWVLTVPDSCDPSAKPFMRGAAIQAGIVTDGNTDNLIFALESEAALAWCKKLPADGFITETRINLHDLRSPEDQHIVIIAEDENIDFAVHEDLQGGRLKMLHRSSVNDLGGKSVDGKYKEFLREIFTDGVWDEYEKNYPTEVQRMMYEFSLLKKGDGDIQFCCPFNLGTLACKHQNIEQLFEGVEGASWNEGLIKISRNKLRSFFAQSLQGITHNVRKIINKGFNIGCIWLVGEFAQCVILRKHITDEFMEVCKVLCPFRPRESILNGAVMLGQH